A section of the Gloeobacter violaceus PCC 7421 genome encodes:
- the infB gene encoding translation initiation factor IF-2, translated as MTNANMQGKIRIYDLARDLGRDNRDVMAVCQRLGIAHKTHSSTISEQEADSIREAFQRGLPPGGRKKAKIQQQGAAAANKQQILEVRRPPVGYQPPVRTEVSQILVSTVTPAVPTEAQPLPIPTLPELPVPEQVAEQAAAPSVQEAVEPIAVSPVTSPLPIDAADVEADNYTADEDSMPISIAQTVVEAPAAPTSEAAPPEPEPTPLPAPAAEAPQPVRPPAPPAPAKPTPAPAPAPRPTAEQPSEPRRPQPPAQPPSRPEKRGGPLIAPNRGGLQPTRPVPAQPAPQTPTRSGSGIAKKGAITKAGSGSGGGRPGGPMRRRDEREAAVVDEQPKILLLSGNISVQDLAQRMHVPTTEIIKTLFMKSVMVNINQTLDQATAELVARELGYEVQAETAVAQATKTEMLDVGDIESLEVRPPVVTIMGHVDHGKTSLLDAIRSARVAEGEAGGITQHIGAYQIEVPTEAGPRKLVFLDTPGHEAFTAMRARGAKVTDITVLVVAADDGVKPQTIEAISHAKAAGVPILVAINKVDKPDANPERVKQELTEYDLVPEEWGGKTVMVPVSAKQKLNLDLLLENLLLVADYELELMANPNRQAKGTIIEANLDKARGPVATALVQNGTLHVGDIIVVGSIFGKVRALYDDRGNRVDAAPPSMPVEVLGLTDVPQAGDEFEVYSDEREARRIADERTSKARENRLQQQMASRRVSLGAFSAQAQEGELKELALIIRADVQGSVEAIRASLEKLPQDKVQLRVLQAAAGEVSETDIDLAAASNAVILSFSTTLASGARQAAEQAGVDVREYDVIYKLLEDIQLAMEGLLDPELVEEALGGAEVRQVFPVGKGQVAGCYVKEGKLLRNAQMRVRRGKEVVFEGHVDSLKRFKEDAKEVATGFECGVGSDKFASWQPGDLIECFRMVTQKRTLN; from the coding sequence ATGACCAACGCGAACATGCAAGGAAAAATTAGGATCTACGACCTGGCTCGCGACCTTGGACGGGACAATCGAGATGTGATGGCGGTTTGCCAGCGACTGGGCATTGCTCACAAAACCCACAGCAGCACGATCTCCGAGCAAGAAGCCGATTCGATCCGCGAAGCATTTCAGCGCGGACTGCCCCCTGGAGGCCGCAAAAAGGCGAAGATCCAGCAGCAGGGGGCTGCCGCCGCCAACAAGCAGCAAATCCTCGAGGTGCGTCGGCCGCCGGTGGGTTACCAGCCGCCCGTGCGCACCGAGGTCTCCCAGATTCTGGTCTCCACCGTCACCCCTGCAGTCCCCACCGAAGCGCAACCCTTACCCATTCCCACCCTCCCCGAACTACCCGTCCCCGAACAGGTCGCCGAGCAGGCGGCCGCGCCGAGCGTCCAGGAGGCGGTCGAGCCGATCGCCGTGAGTCCAGTCACCTCGCCGTTGCCTATCGACGCGGCGGACGTTGAAGCCGACAACTACACCGCAGACGAAGACTCGATGCCAATCTCGATCGCCCAGACCGTTGTGGAGGCTCCTGCCGCTCCGACCAGCGAGGCCGCCCCGCCGGAGCCGGAGCCGACGCCGCTTCCCGCCCCGGCCGCCGAAGCGCCGCAACCAGTGCGTCCGCCCGCTCCCCCGGCTCCGGCCAAGCCCACCCCGGCCCCGGCTCCGGCGCCCCGGCCCACCGCCGAGCAACCGTCCGAGCCGCGCCGGCCTCAACCGCCCGCCCAACCGCCGAGCCGCCCCGAAAAGCGCGGTGGGCCGCTGATCGCTCCCAACCGGGGAGGCCTTCAGCCGACCCGGCCGGTCCCGGCTCAGCCCGCCCCCCAGACCCCGACCCGCTCCGGTTCCGGCATCGCCAAAAAAGGGGCGATCACCAAGGCCGGCAGCGGCAGTGGCGGCGGCCGTCCCGGCGGCCCGATGCGCCGCCGCGACGAGCGCGAGGCGGCGGTGGTCGATGAGCAACCCAAGATCTTGTTGCTCAGCGGCAACATTTCGGTGCAGGATCTGGCCCAGCGCATGCACGTACCCACCACCGAAATCATCAAGACGCTCTTTATGAAGAGCGTCATGGTCAACATCAACCAGACCCTCGATCAGGCCACCGCCGAACTGGTGGCCCGCGAACTGGGTTACGAAGTGCAGGCCGAGACCGCCGTCGCCCAGGCCACCAAGACCGAAATGCTCGATGTCGGCGATATCGAGAGCCTGGAGGTGCGCCCGCCGGTTGTCACGATCATGGGCCACGTCGACCACGGCAAAACGTCGCTATTGGATGCCATCCGCTCGGCGCGGGTCGCCGAGGGCGAGGCGGGCGGCATCACCCAACACATCGGCGCCTACCAGATCGAGGTGCCCACCGAGGCAGGCCCGCGCAAGCTGGTGTTCCTCGACACCCCCGGCCACGAGGCGTTCACGGCGATGCGCGCCCGCGGCGCCAAGGTCACCGACATCACCGTGCTGGTGGTGGCGGCCGACGACGGCGTCAAACCCCAGACCATCGAAGCGATCTCCCACGCCAAGGCTGCCGGGGTGCCGATTTTAGTCGCCATCAACAAAGTCGACAAGCCCGACGCCAACCCCGAGCGCGTCAAGCAGGAACTCACCGAGTACGATCTGGTCCCCGAGGAGTGGGGCGGCAAGACGGTGATGGTACCGGTGAGCGCCAAGCAAAAGCTCAACCTCGACTTGTTGCTTGAGAATCTGCTGTTGGTGGCCGACTACGAACTGGAGTTGATGGCCAACCCCAACCGCCAGGCCAAAGGCACGATCATCGAAGCGAACCTGGACAAGGCCCGCGGTCCGGTGGCGACCGCCCTAGTCCAAAACGGCACCCTGCACGTGGGCGACATCATCGTGGTGGGCTCGATCTTCGGCAAGGTGCGCGCGCTCTACGACGACCGCGGCAACCGGGTCGACGCAGCACCCCCTTCGATGCCCGTCGAGGTATTGGGCCTGACCGACGTGCCCCAGGCGGGCGACGAGTTCGAGGTCTACAGCGACGAGCGCGAGGCCCGGCGCATTGCCGACGAGCGCACTTCCAAGGCCCGCGAAAACCGCCTGCAACAGCAGATGGCTTCGCGCCGCGTCTCGCTCGGGGCTTTTTCGGCCCAGGCGCAAGAAGGCGAGCTCAAAGAACTCGCCCTCATCATCCGCGCCGATGTGCAGGGCTCGGTCGAAGCGATCCGGGCTTCTCTGGAGAAGCTCCCCCAGGACAAGGTACAACTGCGCGTCCTGCAGGCGGCGGCGGGCGAGGTCTCCGAGACCGACATCGACCTGGCTGCCGCTTCCAACGCCGTCATCCTCTCCTTCAGCACCACCCTGGCGAGCGGTGCGCGCCAGGCGGCGGAGCAGGCGGGTGTGGACGTACGCGAGTACGACGTCATCTACAAGCTGCTCGAAGATATCCAACTGGCGATGGAAGGTCTGCTGGACCCTGAACTGGTCGAGGAAGCCCTCGGTGGGGCCGAGGTGCGCCAGGTCTTCCCGGTGGGCAAAGGCCAGGTGGCCGGCTGCTACGTCAAGGAGGGCAAGCTGCTGCGCAACGCCCAGATGCGAGTGCGCCGCGGCAAAGAAGTCGTCTTCGAAGGGCACGTCGATTCGCTCAAGCGCTTCAAAGAGGACGCCAAGGAAGTGGCCACCGGCTTCGAGTGCGGCGTCGGCTCCGACAAATTCGCCTCCTGGCAACCGGGCGATCTGATCGAGTGCTTCCGCATGGTCACCCAGAAGCGCACCCTCAACTAA